The genomic stretch CCACGAGACCGGGGCGGTGCCGGCGAGAAGACCCCGAACGGGATGCGAGCGACAAGGTCCGGAAAAGCTGATAGTGCGATGCGCAATCCACCGCATGGGATCGGCGATGATCCTTGCCACCAGAACCTACCCAACAGAAAGAGCGTGCCATGAACGCCCCGATTCCCACCGAAGACCTGATCTACGCCGTCGAGGATGGCATCGCCCGGCTGACCTTCAACCGCCCGCAGGCGCGCAATGCGCTGACCTTTGCGATGTACGAGCGCATGGCGGCGATCTGCGAGGCGGTGAATCAGGACCGCTCGATCAAGGCGATGATCCTCACCGGCACCGGCGACAAGGCCTTCGCCTCCGGGACCGATATCTCGCAATTCCGCGCCTTCGAAACCGCCCAGGATGCGCTCGATTATGAGGCGCGGATCGACCGGGTGCTGGGCGCGCTGGAACAGTGCCGGGTGCCGACCATCGCGGCAATCGCCGGCGCCTGCACCGGGGGCGGGGCTGGGATCGCGGCGTGCTGTGACATCCGGATCGGCACCGCCGCAGCCCGGATCGGCTTTCCGATCGCGCGTACGCTCGGCAATTGCCTGTCGATGTCCAATATCAGCCGGCTGGTGTCGTTGATCGGGCCGGCGCGGACCAAGGATCTGATCTTCAATGCACGGCTGGTCGAGGCCCCCGAAGCACTTGCTCTGGGGCTGCTCACCGAGATCGTGCCCGACGTCGACACCCTGCAGCGCCGCGCCGACGAAACCGCCAGGTTGATCGCAGGCCATGCGCCGATCACGCTGGAAGTCACCAAGGAAGCCGTGCGGCGGATCCGACGCACGCTGAGCCGGGACGAAGGCGAGGATCTGATCCTGCGCGCCTATATGAGCGAGGATTTCCGCGAGGGCATGGATGCGTTTTTGACCAAGCGCAAGCCGCAGTGGAAGGGGAAATAAGACGGAACGCGCGTTACGTCTGCGTCACGGCAACGCGGTTTTTCGGGCGTGACGCGGCTGCCAAACACGCGGATGCCGCGAGGCGACCATGATGCCGGTTGCAGTCCTGTCTGTCCGGTCAGTGATTCCAGTAGATCGGGCTCGCTGTCGGGTTGTCCGAATTGCCGATATAACCGGCGGGTTCTCCCGCTCCGGTCAAAGACAGGCCGGTGATCTCGAGCCTGCCTTCGATCTCTTTGAGAAATCGGGGAACATCACGGGCCGCGAGCGGCAGCAAATGGTATCGGTAGGTATGGCTTTTGAAGACGGCGCAAAGCGCCGGATCCTTCGGAAAAAACCGTAACATTCATATCTCCGCATCTGGCAAGCCCAAACTCCCGGACCGGGAAGCCATCATCGGTCGGAAAGTCTCTATCGGCGTGGGGCATTTCCCGGCCGACATCAGGTATGCCTAGCACATCATGCGGTCTTGAGCAGCGGCGGCATCGACGCCTCAAGATCGGGCGTGGAATCGTGCACCGCGTAGCGATCCTTGCCGAGGTTCTTTGCGGCGTAGAGCGCGGCGTCGGCCGCGGCGATCAGGGGTTCGGGATCCGAACCCATCTTCTTGGTCCATTGCGCGACGCCGATCGAGGCGGTGATTCCTGGTGTAGAACCGCCGCTATTGACGAACTGGTTCCGACATTCTTCCAGGATTCGCCGGGCGACGATCGTTGCTTCGAGCCAGCTGGTGTCGGGCATGACCACGCAAAACTCGTCGCCTCCGGTGCGGGCGAGAAGATCGCCCGCGCGCAGCCGGCTTTGCGTTGCGCGCGTGAAGTCGCGCAGGCATGCGTCGCCGGCGGAGTGGCCATGACCGTCATTGACGCTCTTGAAGCCGTCGAGGTCGATCGCCAGCAGGGCGAAGGGGCGCTCGGTTCGCGTTGAAATCTGGCAACGAACCGACAGCTGCTGCAGAAAGTGTCGTCGGTTGGCGACGCCGGTGAGGTCGTCGCGCAGAGCCAGGCTCTCCACCTCGGCGCGCAGCCGGTCGATCGCCATCAGCAGGAAGCCGAAATTCCATGCCATTGACAGGAA from Rhodopseudomonas sp. BAL398 encodes the following:
- a CDS encoding enoyl-CoA hydratase/isomerase family protein, which encodes MNAPIPTEDLIYAVEDGIARLTFNRPQARNALTFAMYERMAAICEAVNQDRSIKAMILTGTGDKAFASGTDISQFRAFETAQDALDYEARIDRVLGALEQCRVPTIAAIAGACTGGGAGIAACCDIRIGTAAARIGFPIARTLGNCLSMSNISRLVSLIGPARTKDLIFNARLVEAPEALALGLLTEIVPDVDTLQRRADETARLIAGHAPITLEVTKEAVRRIRRTLSRDEGEDLILRAYMSEDFREGMDAFLTKRKPQWKGK
- a CDS encoding GGDEF domain-containing protein produces the protein MLSVPTIWVVLVLNFSALGVIWIHVVRSYPNLEAARFWSAAASVLALGAGLGLLRGVVSSPLPLLGGGILVTFACCLESMGVSRFYGRPTSWLPTILITALTGFGLVFFVVGIDSMPMRIVVYSCGQIVPVALTLRHVLSHQGRRNPGARMAGTVAIMMLGVYIIRSVAAVSGLAGQISMVDFNSFHAALILLLVFLSMAWNFGFLLMAIDRLRAEVESLALRDDLTGVANRRHFLQQLSVRCQISTRTERPFALLAIDLDGFKSVNDGHGHSAGDACLRDFTRATQSRLRAGDLLARTGGDEFCVVMPDTSWLEATIVARRILEECRNQFVNSGGSTPGITASIGVAQWTKKMGSDPEPLIAAADAALYAAKNLGKDRYAVHDSTPDLEASMPPLLKTA